The Arvicola amphibius chromosome 11, mArvAmp1.2, whole genome shotgun sequence genomic interval CGTGTGGTTTTCAATAACTTACTTTTCTATTAAACGACGTTTACtcagtgtagtttttttttagaaCTGTATGTATTTGCTAAACACACTTTAGGAGTTTAGAGTATCACAGGAGTTCCAAATGTTTACGACACTAAAAAGGTTTCTAATCCCTAACGACCAGCAGTAAATAATGTGTACATTAGTAAGGTAGTCAAGAGGCTGCTTTCATCAGGGAAATTATTCAAGATATTGGGATCAATTAGCTATTTAAAGTGAAGTGTAGAGCCATTGAAGGCCGGGTACCTGAGAATGAACGGCCTCCCAAGTGAATATAGTTGGAGAACCCTAGAATATGCTCAACGAAGAACAAACTcactagaaaaatataaatggtaaaagaagtttctctgagggTGAAAAATCAGAGGCCGTCGGAGGTCTGCTTTCACACCACACAGAATTACTTAATTTCAGTCTCCACGTGTGATTTCAGGCCCGCGGCCGACTGTTCTGGGCTCCAAGaaaattaacccatctttattCGGAGCCTCCCAGGCCACGCTTGGGAGCCTGGTGGGGGACGGGGATTGGTCAACAGGGATGCTGAGCACTCTGATAAAGGTGAAGGCTCACCGGCGGTTGCCACGaggtcacccccacccccagatttTAAAACACCCACGCTACGCACTACATTCAGCCCTTCGCAAAGCACCCAGGAGCCAGAACCTTGCAGAACAAAAGCCAAGCAGAGAAGTACGCGCTCTACAGGACGAGCTCCGGGCGCGTGCGGGAAGGGGGGGGCCGCGCCCTTGAGCCCCGCCCAGTCCAGCGCGGACCTAATCGAGCGGACGCGCGCGCCCAGGAAGCGGGAAGAGCGCGAGTCCCAGCACCCCGGCGGTTTCCGTGCGCTCCAGGCTGCGCCATGCTCGCGCTCCGAGCTGCTTGAGGAAGGTGCTGGCCCTGAGGGGGCTGGCGCCACAGGGTAGGGGACGCGGGGATGCGCGACAGTCGTGCGCAGGGAGGTAGATGCGTCTTTAAGTCGTGTACTAACAGAGCTCAGGGAAGTGGGCCCGGCCTGTGGGGAGAGGCACGCTCCGAGAGGTGGGCGGTTCCCGTGGCGCGCGCAGCGCACACGACTGTggcggggaggggaggtggggggggtcTGTAACGCACGGGGCTTTAGGGAGGTGGGCGGGGGCCTTGAGCGCGTGCACGCGACTATGGGGAGGGTGGCGGGTTGGGGGTCTGTCGTGCGGAGTGCTGTGGTTTAGGGAAGTGGGGCGGGCCTGTGGTACACCAGGCTTGGGGGGAGGTGGCGGGGTCTGGTGCGCGAGTACACGCCCTCATTGCCCTCTGGCAGCGGGTGGCACGTCTAGCCAATGCCCCGGTTCAAAATAATCTCTTAAGTCCACGGCACCGAACGCTTGAAGAGGTGCCCGCTTTTCTGGTCACCTCCCCAGAAGCTGGACCGAGAGAGCTTTTTCTGGCCCCCCGGGGTCATCCCTGAAGCCCCTCCCTGACCGTTTCGTTTTTGGTGCCGCCACCATCGTGACTGCCACTCGTTGAAGTTTTTGCAGCCACTGCCCGGTTCAGACACCGGCACTTTATGGAGAAACTTGAACAGGAGACCAGGGTTGCCATGGGAGGCATCCTGCCCTGCAGTTCCCGGGAGTTCCCAAGCCAAGGCAAGGCCCTGGAGCCTTGTGAAGCTGGTTGTGCCTGAGATGGGACTTGCATGAGGCTAGTCAGCCTCAGGATTGACCATGGCCATTTGACTTGAACGCAGAGGTTCATGACTTTCTGGGTTTAGGGGAAAGCGTTAGCCTGGTCTAGAGACAGACTTCGTGGTGAACACTGAAAAAGAGCATAACACATAAACAGCCTCTGCCCTTGCTGCCTTCCTATAATGGTTGAGAATAAGCCCTGATTTTGAGATAACGGAACATCAAGGCAGATTTCTGCCTGGGCACAGTTTGGTTCAGCCCTGAAGCACTAAATGACCTCACCTCTTAGCACACAGCTTTTCAATACAGATTTCTTTAATGTGTACTTTCCTGTGTGGAAGACGGTAGTAAAGTATCTTCCGTGGTAATTTCTGCTCTACAAATACAGGCTTCTTGAATCACTCTAAAAGAATGTTAAAAGTGTCccgtgtttcattttttattaccCTGTATGTTTTAAGCATGTAggtttaatttttatgttgttatgtactgtgtgtgtgtggtgttaagTAAAACATACACAGGAACAGTTCATGGCTAGGTGCTTCCTAGTAGTTATTAAATCAGCACATGAAGTGTAAGCTTAGGCCAAATTTAACCTGTAAGctccacttgcccaaggacaagATAACTTTCCTGAAATTCTGGAGGCTATTGTTCATGGGAGATAACAACCACGTGTTTCCATTCCTCTAAACAACTGTTGTTAGACTAAACTGCTCCCCCATATGCTTGATCACATGTAGTTGGGATGTGCTTGATCATATGTAGGTGGGGAGGTACATAGGTAGGTAATACATCAGAATGTGTGCTTGTTCCTGATTGGATGGAGGTAGGAAGtacacaggcaggaagtacattaggatatatgcttgcccctgattggacctaaTGGGAAATACAGTGGCCTTATGGGATTGCCTTTTTAGCCTCTACAGAATGTGACTTGTTGCCATTTCCTGGGAACCCCAGAATGGTCTAGGAACCTCAGAGTGGTCCTGGCCGGAGCCCATcctcctggccagtatttaattaaagcttggtTCAAATTTGACTTAAAAATTGTGGAACTGATCTTTCTCTAGCACATCTCGGATTTAACAGAAAGTTTTCATATAAAGCATGTGACAAAGGATATTTTCATCAGCCTTATATATCTGGATGCATTAAATGTGCTCCTTCGTACTGCATCTATTTTCTGAAACTGAGGGGACCCTGCAGGTGTCCAGGCAGGGAAGTGAGCCTGTAAAAGGGATGAGAATGAAACCTCAGTTCAAATTTTAACTTAGTTCACCTGGATCAGACTTGAGGAGTGTGCTGCCAGGCTGCTAATtgtcagcatatttaaaacactgtaCAATTTGGGAAAAAGTTTCCAGACAACAATCATTCCGATTCCAGGTGCGCAATGAAGCTTAAGGTATGACCACATAGAAATACCTTTTCAAAGTACGTGTGACAATAGGGGTGGGTTCTATAGctaaagagaataaatagaatcTAGTGTGCTCTCTGACCAGTAGCATAGAGGACAGCAGGCCATAACGTACATGTTACATCTCCCCTATGGATGGGGTTAACTGGAGCTAAAGATAACTGTCCAGGAAGAGAAGCATCTGGATAATCATCTTGGGGAACTGATGAGGTCTGCCTTCACCCACGGACAGCACAAAGGTTGTTaactgttgggagcagagagactccagatcctgaatttcttgtaatcccctgatctgagtgcctacagcctgctctgagcacgagaccttcacgAGTTCCTGatgcaggagagtggtttctggtgggtttggctggggcatggctatatctgtataatctgcccctgaacacaataaagggggcattcttggggaattcaaggatgacccgtgttgctgtctctctgtctgtgtgtgtctgtgtattttaacctccagccccttgcccgaagctcggtaacagagtaatagcgcacagagcaaCAGACACAGGAGCGCGGTGCACGGCAGTTAACAATATCCATTccagccttctgggcagaaaaACGGGTATTTTATTGCCTTCATTGAGGAGAGGCCAACTGTGTTTTGCATGCCCAGCTCCCTAGTGCTCTGTGGGTGCAAGGACCTTTGTGCCCCCAACAGGATACTGTTTGAGAGCATTCTGTCTCCTtgagttctctcctttcagcttGCATACAGCTATCCACCATAGTACAAGGCAATTAAAGATTCACAGCTTCCTTTTTCTGACCAATAATTTACTTCACTGAGTATTTTTTACAAGTTTAGATCAAAATAATAGTGCTCATTTTTTAGAACCCCAAAAGGCCTTCTACTAATAAACATGTTCATGTCTCTTGAAAAGACATAATACAAAATTTGCAAGCTTCTTTTAAATAAGCAGTACCGGTGACAACTGATTTTGACTCAGCAAGAGGAAACTCCAAAATTACAAGGCTCTTGATCATAGTTCCCTGGGAAACAGGATTATAACCTTGATGAAAGCTTACCAGCAGCTTTTCATGAAAATGTGCTTCGCCCTGGCCCCCAGCTAGGAAAGAAAAACTTTGCATTCCGCATACTCAGCAGCCGATATCTAAACTGCATCTCTATTAAAGCATGTCTGTCCGTACAGAGTTGACAGGAGGAATAGAAAGACAAGTTTTGAGTCTACTGTATGTCCTTTGTTTCCAGGCTCAAATATATGATCGTAACAGCATGATAAATCATAtcttttccaaaatatttgaatgtcccctgtcttttttttttttttttcaggtgtgtTCACCTTTCGCTACAGGCCCCAGGCAAAGCGATGGGACGCTGTATGAATTCCGCACCTATTTTCTCAAGCCCTCAAAGACGAATGAGTTCctggaaaattttaagaaaaatgttcacCTTCGGACAGCTCACTCTGAATTGATTGGATATTGGAGTGTAGAATTCGGAGGCAGAACAAACAAAGTATTCCATATTGGAAGTACGGTATGAAGCACACAGCTTCTGTTTCATGCAAATGTTCATCGTTAGGTGGTCTATGCAGCTTGGTTCTTCAGTCTGTATGgctgtacatacacacaggttaaagaaaacatttgaaagcaATACAGTAACAAAGCCAAGTAAATTATCCAGCAGCCCCTTTGTATCTTTTTATCAGCCACTTGCTTAGACTTTGAGGTTAACATTTATGGGAACATATCATCTCATATTAAACCCTAATTTGATGAACTGACATTAATTCTCAAAGTTTTAGCATGTTTTTTTAAGAAGAATatcttttgtaaaattaaaatccaTGCTTTACTGTCTTGCTCCATAAcggaggaaaggcagaggaacTGGAGAAAGGTCTCCCGCCGAAGATGACATGGAAGAAGTAACAAGAATCTGTGAAGTTTCTCACTCTTGTGCCTGGTCCTCACAGTCTGTAGCAGGGCCTGAGGGTGCCAAAGAATTCTTAATCATTTCCTTTTGGCTTTTTCCATCAGTgtccaaattaattttttaaaaaaatgttctctaTGAAAATTGTTTATTCTGTTCCTAATATAGCAGTTCGGGACTTTCCCATGCTATAATAGATCAGAcctcattaaaattaatatatgcttCAGAGAAGGTACAAGTTAAGTCATGACCCATTAAGAGAACGAGCAAGAGTGAGAGACTCAACACAGTTTCTGCTCACAGAGAGCATTTTGTTTCACTTAAGTTGAAATTGGTTCCGGGTGTGCCTTGACTTGATGGCCTAGCATCACTACCagggcatctttctctcacccGGGACTGTCAGTAACAAGTACAGCTGAAGAGAAGAGTCCACATCTACTGAGCACCAAGTGCTGACGTCTGTTCTAAGGGCTCTTCGTGGGCTCATGTAATCCTCGCCCCAAACCTGGAGGCGGATGTTATATCCCCGCTTCACAGACTGGAGAAACGCACAGTGACGTAACTCCTGCTTACCACTGGGTGCTGAGCCTGTGACCCCCATCCAGTGAGGTCACAGTAAGTCCTGCACACCGCTGAGTGGGGTAGCCTGTGACGCCCATCCAGTGAGGGCACATTGTTGCTCCATTTCTTTTACCCTAAAGACTTAAGTGCTTTGATGCAGATGTCACATCTTTGCAAGTGTGTGTTCCCAAGAACACAGTGTTCTTGTGTGCTGTGGATAAAATGTTTGCTTATTTGGGTGGAGTCCAAGGAGgaatagataattttaaataaaacaatttaaacttttctccattcttttttctACCGTAGATAATTTTGCTCATCGAACAGCGGTTCGGAAAGCCTTGGCCCATGATAAGGAATGGCAAGAACGATTCCTCATCCCAAATTTGGCTTTCATTGATGAGCAAGAGGTTGAGATTACCTACCTGGTACCATGGTGCAAAATAGGAACACCTCCAAAGGAAGGTGCGTTTCTCTTAGCCTCTGTGAATTTTCGTGAGTGAAATGGTCCAGATGTTAAAtgatcttaaaaaacaaagtgtgactggaaaagaacaaaaaatgaattatttattttctataggaATGCTGCTGTGACTATTGATAAAAACTGATATTAGTTTATActtaaaaaatgagaattaaTTAATGAACTGTTTCCCCAAActaagatatatgtgtgtatgtgtgtatatgtatacgtgtatgtatgtgtgtgtttgcgtatatgactgtctgtctgtacacCACTGGCATACTTGGTACCTGTTGAGGTCGaaacagggcatcagatcctcatggtactggaattacagacagttgtgaactgccgtgtgggcgctgggaattgatccAAGTTTGTTGctagagcaacaagtgctcttgactgctgagcatctctccagcccttccaaaTGAAGTTTCATGGGTTAAAGCTTAGCTACAATGTAGAAAAAGTCTATATGATACTAAAGTAATGCAAacttctattcatttattttcagggttgagacaagatctcagaatgtagcccaggctgacccctaAGTCACAATTCTCCTCCCTTAGACTCTCAGATAGAGAGATTACAGACATTTACTGCAATTCCTGTTTAAA includes:
- the LOC119826045 gene encoding LOW QUALITY PROTEIN: protein NipSnap homolog 3B-like (The sequence of the model RefSeq protein was modified relative to this genomic sequence to represent the inferred CDS: inserted 1 base in 1 codon), which codes for MTIPGGRARPGSGKSASPSTPAVSVRSRLRHARAPSCLRKVLALRGLAPQVCSPFATGPRQSDGTLYEFRTYFLKPSKTNEFLENFKKNVHLRTAHSELIGYWSVEFGGRTNKVFHXWKYDNFAHRTAVRKALAHDKEWQERFLIPNLAFIDEQEVEITYLVPWCKIGTPPKEGVYELATFQMKPGGPALWGNAFKRAVNAHVELGYSTLVGVFHTEYGALNRVHVLWWNESADSRAAGRHWSHEDPRVVAAVRESVNYLESQQNMFLIPASFSPLK